The genomic segment GAGTGGAGTTCTTtgggctggcttccctccccattaaacaggagctctgtgagatgcaatgtgacagcagtcagccagaggtctctgagattaaagctgagcacagtgaattggagatcccccagccagaagaaccccttcctgttaAACAAGAGGAGGTGCTGGAAATTGTCCTTATTAAACGGGAGCCTCCTGAAGTAGATTTAGATCACATGGAATTAGGGAAGCAAGAATCCAAGGACTTCAAACCAAACATCCGTGAGCTGGAGCCTGTACACCTGCGGGAGTGTAgggtggtgctggagagaatctgTGTGAGAGAGCAAGACgctggagaggaaggctctcccaacagcacgcaaggaggtggaaaggaagacaggtgctcacattcagaatgcagtctagcaggtgagattcccagtagctgtgacattgtcattctagattgtgtgatatccacagtgtggttgagagggagagaggaacaTGTAGGTAACATTACTAGCTATTTGTTCCTGTACCACTCCAGCCAGTTCAAGCTAGGACTCACTACTGGTGAGCTTAAAATACAGAtagaagcccctttcacactggcactcctacccgatTATACCAAGGGGGAGAAGAACTAacgtactgtatataacattagAAATGTTCAGTGTCAAAATAGATGGATATTATTGTACATGTGTAACATAATTAGGGGTGCTGGattccatttaatttattaaatgtttaaacttaaatATATAGTTAGTgctattacttatttttaaacaattatctATAAAATGACCacatatagctctggaaaaaattaagagaccactgcaaaattatcagtttctctggttttactatttataggtatgtgtttgggtaaaatgaacatttttgttttattctataaactactgacaacatttctcccaaattccaaataaaaatattgtcatttagagcatttatttgcagaaaaatgacaactggtcaaaataacaaaaaagatgcagtgttgtcagacctcgaataatgcaaagaaaataagttcagattcatttttaaacaacacaatactaatgttttaatttaggaagagttcagaaatcaatatttggtggaataaccctgattttcaagcacagctttcatgcatcttggcaagCTCTCCACCAATCTTTCACATTTAGTtggactttatgccactcctggcgcaaaaattcaagcagctcggcattgtttgatggcttgtgaccatccatcttcctcttgatcacgttccagaggttttcaatggggttcaggtctggaggttgggctgaccatgacagggtcttgatctggtggtcctccttccacaccttgattgacctggctgtgtggcttggagcattgtcctgctggaaaaaccaatcctcagagttggggaacattgtcagagcaggtggaagcaagttttcttacaggacaaccttgtacttggcttgattcatgccaaagctgcctgattccagccttgctgaagcacccccagatcatcaccgatcctccaccacatttcacagtgggtgcgagacactgtggcttgtaggcctctccaggcctccgtctaaccattagatgaccagatgttgggcaaagctgaaaattggactcatctgggggtgcttcagcaaggctggaatcgggcagatttgtctttgtgaagggcacatgaatcaagccggtacaaggttgtcctggaagaaaacttgcttccttccttactataaatagtaaaaccagagaaacttaTAATTTTGCAgaggtctcttaattttttccagagctgtatgtctATAAATAGGGGTTTTGTCTAGCGGCGTTTTATCTTGGCTTTTCTACTGTTAAATGCAGTTGACCCTGTTCAGCCATTCGTGTATTTCAATTACATTGAGAAACATGCTgatttttctgtgaaacaactaaatgggcttttatattgtaagtcttactttttcattccATAGCAGAAGCAtctcatttttattaatgtaaatagtcATGCATAATAATTGTAATAGTGTGGCTGGCCTAAAATACTTTATTGTTCAttctagctttaataaagatgaaTCTCTTATTAGCATGCTGTGATCTCGTTTGAACATTCTGCTTGAAAATGAAAGCTTTCCTTATTTAAAGGCACATTAAGTTGTTTGACAGAAAAAATACTAAACTGAATACATTACTTAATgaagccctatatataaataaatatataaaaacagtgaagcaatatgaaaCATGATAGCATCGGGGTACAATAAGGGTCTATTTTGATTAGAGGGCGAGAGCACTgattgcattattacagaaatgttatgtaGTCTAATTCAAACAGTGCTAGAATCCAAATCGCTAATCTATCCTACTTACTGTATGCAAGAGACAACAACAAAGATGCACGATGCAAGAGTGTGTGAGACGTAATTCTGACCACAAATTAGATTGGAGTCTGAAGTAAGAACCAACCAAGCCTACAAGCAGtccctcttactttctttcctgttcatattttaCAGGTTCCAGTCAGACAGCTAAAGTGAGGACTGGTGAtggagaatatcctgactgtggAAAAGGTTTCACGCAGttagggcatttaaaaaaatcccagagaattcacacaggagagaaaccgcatcactgctctgactgtgggaagagtttcagacacACAGAAACCCTGAAAGAACACctgagaattcacacaggagagaaactacattgctgctctgactgcgggaagagtttcagtcgttcaggaaacctgaaaacacaccagcgaactcacacaggagagaaaccatatcgttgctctgactgtgggaagagattcagacAGCCAGGATCCCTTAAAgaacaccagcaaattcacacaggagagaaactttatcgctgctctgactgtgggaagcgTTTCAGTCGCTTAggaaacctgaaaaaacaccagcgaactcacacaggagagaaaccgtatcgctgctctgactgtgggaagagtttcagttacTCAGAAACCCTAAGAAAACACctgcgaactcacacaggagagaaaccgtatcgctgctctgactgtgggaagagtttcagtcagtctgGACACCTTGTTGCACACCAGctaactcacacaggagagaaaccgtatcgctgctctgactgtgggaagagtttcagtcgctCAGGAAACCTGAAAGAACACCagagaactcacacaggagagaaaccttgtcactgctctgactgtgggaagagtttcgcTCACTCAGGAACCCTGgtaaaacaccagcgaattcacagagGAGGCAAACTCTAAAGACTGTTCAATGCGACTTTTCAATCATGAGGAAAAACCATTGGCTAAACTAAATAAGTCAGTAAGAGTGACAGACAGGAAAAGCAGGGATGTTAGAAGTGTTTATTATTGTGAAcaaatgaaatataaacaaaagATGAACAAATAAGGTAAGTATAAAGATGGTACAGGCAAGCTggtaaatggaaaacagaagccaaaaagtaacacaaatgAGAAATGGGTGTAGTGTCCGGTGGGCCTCAAATAaacccacaaacacaaaaacacaaagtcaatgcacagacagacagggaaagATAAAAGTTGAATGAAAAGATCACAGCTGGTAACAATAATCACTGAGATTTCAGTTTGTAATGCTGTAGGATATGATGGATTCCTCAGAGAAAGGGAGTCCCCCTCCAGGCCTAAATCAGCCACCTTTAATAGAGATGCTAGCCTCTAAGGAGCTGTGAGACTGGAGGAGTGGATATTTGAATGGAGTcaatggggagagaggatgaacagagggtggttGCAAGGGGAAATGGGAAAtgaagttttaacctggccaggctaggTGGGTGAGACTTACACCCACATTATGTAGCATGGAAATTGCTACATgtgttttgtgattatttttgtttaactgttttattttgctcagttgttttgtgttaaaactttttatttaatttttgcatgtaaataaaataGTGCCATAGTGCGTGTTTGCACTCGACTTACCTGAGTCTTCAGTTcatgcttctggcctgacgtcaccacttagccatccctgtcacagtctCATGGTTGTATTATGACAAGAATGACTGAATGTTCCACCACGTAtagctttgcagtgtgcattgtccatgcttgtatttgtgctgctttgcagtgtgcattgtccatgcttgtatttgtcctgctttgcagtgtgcattgtccatgcttgtatttgtgctgcaggCATGTGTACGGATCTTAGGTACAGAAAGTCAAATAGTGTAATCTGAGTTCTAATGAGACTTGACTGTACAATTAAACATTGTGCTTGCTGATTAACGACTGATTAATTATGCAACAAAATACTGAGCAATGCTAAAAACAGCATGTTGATTTACAAGTTagtttgtgttcttttttccttctGCATCCGTCAGTATAAATAATTGTGATTCTGAACTCCATTTTCCCCTTTTAAATTgccattgtattgtttttttcttagctgtgctgtgctgtattgaattGTGAGGTTGATTAGAATATTGTGTAAAGTAAACAGTAATTAGCTTTGATCTTTGTCCTCAGTGGGCGTGTGTGTCGGCTCTTTGGCTTGCTGTGCATAAATTGGCACATTAGCTGTGCAAACTTTTAGTTTGCGTTTGTCACTGAAGACACATGTGCTGTCTGCTCCTACTCGCTGGCTGAAATCTGTGCTGCTGGTTGAATCAACATCTAAACAGGGAAGTGCACCGCTTTTGTATCACAATAAGATGCCGCAGGACATatttttactccagtctttaattaactcctatttattttacagaactagaaccaaacagctgAGTAATACACTGTATTTCAAGTCCTTGTCAACACTCTCAATGTGTCTCgtcttgtaacattaacatttttgt from the Polyodon spathula isolate WHYD16114869_AA chromosome 28, ASM1765450v1, whole genome shotgun sequence genome contains:
- the LOC121301963 gene encoding zinc finger protein 135-like, translated to IHTGEKPHHCSDCGKSFRHTETLKEHLRIHTGEKLHCCSDCGKSFSRSGNLKTHQRTHTGEKPYRCSDCGKRFRQPGSLKEHQQIHTGEKLYRCSDCGKRFSRLGNLKKHQRTHTGEKPYRCSDCGKSFSYSETLRKHLRTHTGEKPYRCSDCGKSFSQSGHLVAHQLTHTGEKPYRCSDCGKSFSRSGNLKEHQRTHTGEKPCHCSDCGKSFAHSGTLVKHQRIHRGEISHQCTECEKSFSWLRNLKRHQRLHTGEKPYHCVDCGKSFIQFADLKKHQRIHTGEKPYHCSECGESFSQLGNLKRHQRIHTGEKPYHCTDCGKSLSQLRDLKRHQRIHTGEKLYHCTECGESFSHFGNLKTHQRIHTGASLPPSQSLTSPPCLFVCMESCPIPCLSLTLQ